acacacacacagacacacacacacacacacacacacacacacacacacacacacatccacatatCCACACATCCTCTCTTCATCATTAAAATCATGACTCTGATCATATTAAGGCCAGACCCACAACACTAATTTCAGTAAGTGCAAAAAGCAGGGGCAtgactgtctctctctctctgtctgtctctcttagCCTagattgtctgtctgtctgtattttgCCTCTTCAACTCTCAAACTGTTCCACTCTCCCCTCTGGTCCTGTTCAACTTTATATCCGTCAAAATAAGCGTGTAATTTATTAttcttcattattatttattcgcACTATATCTGTTCATGATGTTGAAAAATCACTGTCACAAGTGTCCTCGTACACGTAATACACTGGAGTTCCTCTTTGCTCTTCCCTCATCAGATCACCAGAAACTGGAGCGGGAGGCCAGAATTTGTCGTCTGCTGAAACATCCAAACATAGGTGAGTCATCTTTGGGAGTCAGTTGGCTATCAGACGTTTATTATTgctgatcataaaaaaaaagattcttagACGTAAAAGGTGTGATGGATTTTAATCTGAGTTTGTAGCCTTGATCTGCGGGCTTTGTTGAAACTGGACTTACTGTGTTATTGTGCCAGTCTCACAGACCTCACAGCTGTATTTGGaataaaaccttttattttattaattcatctGTTTCTTGCTTTTTGTCTGACCTTCATAAAAGCTGTGTTGAAATGCCAAAAATTGTACTGTCATACTTAATGAATGTGATAAATCACTTTTATTAGACCACAGAGAGGTCGAAGTCTACGTTCACCTCATGAAATAACTGGTTTAAAACTCCAAAACCATAAATTTCAATAACCTCAACTAAGACCAGGCAGATTTATCGTAGCTTTAAACGAACATCCATCACAAACATAAAGCACATCGAAAATCTTGCAGCTGTGACCTGAAACTCACCCATAGAGAACTCTTGAAGATGTCAGCAGTTCAAAATCCCatcataaaataacataatttCTCATAAGATTAGAATCAAATTGATAAAAGAAAGCTAAGTGTGCTTTTTGCTCACTGTTGCttaaatatgaacaaaaacagCCCACCCTTCCACTTACATTTAGCtttccttttgttgtttgtggAGGAAATTACTTGtgccacttttttttcctgatgaccCAAACAAAGCAACCCTTTGTTATCTAAAAGCTCATTCCTGCTTCATGCTTTAGAAGTTGATTGTAGTATCAAGTAGTGGATAATTTCAGATGGCAGGAATGACTATTGATCTGCACTATATCCAGTACCTGTATCTTACAAGTAATATTTATTCACTGACATGctgaaataaacatttctgtAAGGTGATGTTTCCATTCAGTGGTTAATTTATGACCTCACATCTGACTGaagtttatttttgtctcaCTAGTGCGGCTCCATGACAGCATCTCAGAGGAAGGCTTTCATTACCTGGTGTTTGATCTGTAAGTAAATCAAACAGGCGCACAGGTTGCAGGTTCAGGCTGAAGGTTTGCTCCAGGGTGAATTCCTTCACCTTAGCTACAAGTAATCTACGACTCCATGAGTTTCATCAGAGTATCAGGCTGTATTCTAAGCTGCCACGATTGAATTGTGTGTAGCAATACAACatgtgttttcatctgtagAAGAACAGCTGTGTAACATTTATTGCATCTAATGTGAATTGATTTCCCCTGAAAATAAGGGGcgtttgttaaatattttatattaaaatttatataaatattaaataccaTTTTATGTTAGTTACATTTTCTTGTAGTCAATGTGTCTTCAGTTGTGTCCACCTTGCTCCACAATCTAAACTTGGCTTGGCTTTTGTGTTTGCAGCGTGACTGGAGGAGAACTGTTTGAGGATATTGTTGCCAGAGAGTATTACAGCGAGGCAGATGCCAGGTACCGTGTGTTATGCTTATTATGTCGCACATGAAACGTCCTGCTTGGCAATTTTTCTGTCCATTAGCTGCCAtggaaaattcattcattccttcatgaatgaatgaatgtatgaattttCCATGATAACCAAGTAAAAATGAGgatatgaagaaaaataatactttgaaagtttgtttcattttcatttttgcctgttcaattctcctttttttggctttttgttttggtttattTACAATATCACAATACAGAGAAATTAAGCAACACTACAGATGCAAATCTAATCCTTCTAGAAGCCCTTCTTCCTAAGGTTGACATTTGAATCCAGGGTGTTTAGCTTTGCCGACCCCAGACATATCatcttaaaacattttaagagaCAATTTATGGCCATTACGCAcatccatttaaaataagtagCAGGAATGCAGCTTAAgatatttcaaattttaaaatttttaaaggAATAAGGAACACTGTTGAACAAATGACAATTTGTGGCAAATGAATCAGAGAAAGTACAACACTGCATTCTCCTGCCTTCACCTCAGCTGATGTCACATAGTTTAAAAAGAAAGGACCATCAAGAccagagaaaaagaggaaatgatTTCATGTTGCAAATCATAGATGGTTTGGTGATTCATGAAGGTCACTAAAACTCCACTTAGCACAATGAGTTTGCATCCATGTCTGTATTCAAAAGCATTTAAAGGGGGAAAGTGCTACCGTGCAAAGTGCAAAAGTGCTACCGTCATAGAGAAGGAGAAGATGTAATATATGGAGCTAAAGCATTCTCAGATGATCTCAGAGGGCTTTCACATCTTTGTGCTCAGTTCACATTCACAAAGGACActgtgttgatttatttttcttcttcagttcctACTCCACTGTCTAAAGTAGCTGTTGCGGTTTGACAGACTGGTCTCTCCTCTGTTTCTCATCCCTCTTTGTCTCCTCCAGCCACTGCATCAATCAGATCCTTGAGAGCGTCAGTCACATCCACCAGCATGACATAGTGCACAGGGACCTCAAGGTAAGCTAATCATACGGTGGTGATGAACGTTTGGTTGTACTGATTAACATATTGTGCAAAAATCAGTTAAATTTacctttttttgtgaatgaaggTGAACAGTAAGGGATCACAATatatctaaacacacacacattcacaaactcAGACATCTGGCTGTGTTATTAAAACCTATTTAAGGGACTAGCgtcatctcctctctcttcacCTGCTTTCTCCcctctttatttctctgttctcttcttTCTCTATTCTTATTTGTCCTCTCTTCTGTCTACTCTTTGTCCCTCTCTGTATTTTGCTGCGTTGCTGAGGAGTGACGAAAGCAGACCGGTTGCTATTAATAGCGGGTCGGTGGGTGAGATTATGGCCAGTGATGATTTCCCCCACAAGCAAAGACCGTTCACCCCGTCCAGGAACCAAAAGTGGTCTGGCCTCTATATCAACGTCATTTGACTTTAATCATGTTTGtttccatttctattttcagatttataatattttattccaTGATATGTAGTAacttttaaaatctattttaatattaaattgaCTGTAATTGACTGGTGTAACGTTCCACGTCATTAACATGCACATGGACGTTGTAATAAAAGTAATGGTTTTAGACAGACGATAATGATAATTCAGAGCAGAGAacagaaattaatttcattaattggTAACGTACAACTGTCTGCATATACTCAGACctcatctactgtatgttgCATTAGCATTTACAAGCGCAGTATCATAGTTGAGACTTTAAATTTTAAGTACATATAGAAGATGCATGGCGCAGTCACCCTCTGAACAGCATTTTGTTGATTCAATGGTCAAGGCAGTACTCCTGCAGTGATCGTCCCTCTTGAAGAAGAGGGCTAAATGCAAAGATCTGCAAAGCCTGGATAGAAAGGAGCCCTAGTGCAGAAAAGGTGAAATTAAAGAGAggacatggaaaaaaaactcaTAGAACAAGACAGGTCCAACCAGGTGTAGGATGTAAATGAGTGAGAGTGTGAAAAGACCTGAATGATATTatgagaagaagacaaaaacaacagtgtGGCCAAGCTAGATCTGAGAGTCAGAGAAGCCGtcacaaacaaatgcatcacAAAGGCAGACATCCCATAATGACTCATCAAGGATCTGACATGATCCACACCCACTGGCTAATTCAGCTACCCTGACCCATCCAGACGGAAACCAACCTGACCACCGCCTGAACTGACTGCAAGACAGCCCACTTCACACACCGCCTGGAGTACTAATACAAAGCTGTGCATTGTGTTTGTATTGACAGTTAATACACACGAGGGTATGGACAGAAAGCACCAAGAGCGATACCAGCTGTGCACTGCATGCTACTGTCCATGTTGACACCACATGAAGCAGgggatttgttttttctgtagTTTCATCTGAAGGCACTGAAACACTGATAATTGTACCTCAATAGGTAAAAGTGAACAATATAATTCTGAAGAAGTAgagtttaaatattaaagataTTAGATTGAACTTAGTTGACCTGTTGTTGCCTGGCATGAATTTGTTTGTGCCTCTTGATCTGGCCCTCAATAATGTTGCATATATGCtgtgtatgtaaatatatttaatataagatggatggatagacaccatataatatacatataaatctttaactgaaacatttaaagaatatattttttcagtccTCAAAGACATTTGttagaattattttttgttaaactgTCCAGTCAATCATCATCAACAGCCATGTGTAACTAGGCAGTAAAGCAGCCGAAGGTGTCGCTGTAAAAACACCAGTGACGCCAGCAAAGTGTGTCATGGAGAGCggtgacatcacaaacacactctttaTGTTTTTGCCTTCCTGTCATCTTGGGAGGGCCGCTCGCTGAAGGGAAAACAAGAATTAGAGAGAAAAGAGTTGAATGCTGTTGGCTGGTGGGAGGCtgggttaccatggtaactgtGGGGCGAGGTCACCcggctgctgcagctccagcaTAGGGAGCACTATGCCACCTCCCCTCTATCTGTCTCTATCGGTTTATCGCTCTCTTCTTCTGTTGCTTTCACTCCAGCTCTCTGCCTGTGAGCAGACTCCCCCCTTCTCTCACTTCACCTTTGGGGGAGGAATGAACAACTATTGTATATGATGGTCATAGTCAACTcgatggagagagagaacaagactGACCGTAGAGAACAAGCAGATCCAGAGCACAGAGACGGTTGCCTCAGATAtcctctgactgtctgtctgaggTGATGTTGTGTGCGTGGTGAACCACTGCAGGGCTACCTTCCAGTGTTCTTGCTCATGAGACATTATTTATGCTATAAGATTGTACCTGTTACCAGTGGAGAGGCTAGCTAGCATGAGCTTGGACACAACAGTTTGCTGCTTCACCCTCATATTGCACATTGACCCTCTGTAGTCTCCTTTTGACAGAAAACATGCAAGGGCAGGATCAACTAACCCCATCCTCAGTTTTACTCAAGCTTGCATGTTTTAGGTCAAGAACAGGAACATCAAGTCAAGTTTTACATTGAAAAGCAGTCATAAAGTGAAAAATCATGACTTGAAGCATGGGTGTGGAAAAGTTGTTCAGCTCGGCGCTTTTTATTGCCATTGGTTTTTACTTTCAACTCTTCGTCACCATTTAgatgaatgttttctgtcacaAAAGTCCAGACTTCTCCATTAATAAAAGTACCAAGCTGTTTGATCCGTTGAAACGTGAAGCTGCTATCATAATGCTGAGAAATCCAGTCCTGCTTGTACCCAACAGTGAGCAATGCTTTTTCCCATTATTCATctgcaaagaaaatgtgtgtccaGAGGCTTTACCACAGGCAGGTTGAGATTGCAGGAATTGTGTGAGGAGGCttttcagcttctttttttgagaaaaatgtCCTACTAGGTGTTAATAATCAGGAATTAAGGTCTGTCGGCCGGGTCAGAATCTCTTTCAGCCAGGATTTTGCTTGATCATTCATTGGATACCAATCAACTTTTAACTACCACAGAGAAAACAGAGTAACAGGTcacagagagagaacaaaagTGGACATTAAGGTCGATTTTACTTCAGATGACCACTGAACTCCCATAAGAACAGAACAACCAATCAACCGTATGTGTTGATGAATGACCAAAGACAAGCGTATTTCAGTCTGATTACACTTAAGCTACTGTGTCTCctcattttctccttctgttaATGTATCCCTTaaatgagaagaaataaaatatcaataaaaaagtAGTTCTTTTGCATGATGCAGTGAAATTCTGTGACAGCTGACTGAAAGGATTTCCTTTGGGGTACATGCCAAATGCTTGATTACTGCTGTAGATGTCGTCTGGCTCTTGCAGGTCATCCAGTCATGCAGACAGGACATTTCTGGAAGGAGGCCACACTCGTATCTTTATTACccttaatgaaatgttttaacttGCTTGTCTTTGTCCTGCAGCCAGAGAACCTGCTCCTGGCCAGTAAGATGAAGGGAGCAGCAGTGAAGCTAGCAGACTTTGGCCTGGCCATCGAGGTACAGGGGGACCAACAAGCATGGTTTggtaagaaataaataaattcaagattgatttctattttctttgtatttacaacagaaagaaaaccacCATAAAGGCTTTAGAGAATGATCACATTTGTAGTGGATTTGTCTTGATTTATAGCCCAGCTGAAATCAGTAAACAGAAAACtgtatattttttgatttttaaaaaaaataaaaatagatttatttgtaTTGTCATAGGTTTTGCAGGAACCCCTGGATACCTGTCCCCAGAGGTGTTGAGGAAGGACCCGTATGGAAAACCGGTGGACATATGGGCCTGTGGTCAGTTAGTCTGATTCACCTTCTCTGTTCTAACCATCAGGAAAACAATGCCTGAAGAAGCatttaatttttagtttgaGCACaataaatggatttattttggTGTGTAAGGTGTGATCCTGTACATCTTACTGGTGGGCTACCCTCCTTTCTGGGACGAGGACCAACACAAGTTGTACCAACAAATCAAAGCTGGCGCATACGACGTGAGTATTTCTGGCTGTGTGTGATGACCTTTGGCTTTATCTGCACTTGTGAGCTGCATGTCTGCTGTTTGAGGGTAATATacaatatactatatatatcaGCACTAATGCTGTCTGGATAACATCATGCTCAGTCTGCTGCtagcttttttttcctttttcctcttaTGCTACGTCATGTTGACTTTGCTGTTTTGCTGATACTTCCAaatgaacaatgaaaaaataaaaaggaaagtaTGAAATTGATAGTAAAAATGGAATATTACATAAGGTTTTtcactttaaatgaattaattaaaaacttCACTGCTGAAAGTCATTGGGTTGCAATAAAATTCCATTAAAAGCTTGGCTCCGTCTGTTGCTGAGGTAAGTGAAGGCTACTGTTTGAGAATATCATCCTTTATTAATGTGAAGATATTGATTGGTCCAGTTTTAATAGACACTCTGATAAGTGGAGCTCGTATTCATAGACTGAGATAGGCTGAGTCTCCATCTGTGATGATTAAACATGAAATCAAAGACATATATTTAATCATAATTTATCTTATTAAAGAGGAACATAAACAGTCTGAACACATATTCAGTTCACTTCTCGTCAATACCACACAAATTCTATTGTAGAAGTCGTTtagaaattaaattgaaattttgTACTTTGTTGCTGCTCAttattgtttgattttcatCTTGCTATGTAGGAAGGTGCTACACTATAAGAATCCAATAAACACTTATCAGATCTTGCCTTTGTTTGCTGGGAGATAGGAATTTATTACCAGTATTAATTTCCATAATTGGAACCAACCACATTTAATGAATGTGCATAATATGAGATTGATATGAAGTGACTGTGACAAGCGCTTGTAATGATTTGCATCATTGCTGTCATGCAGATGCATCaaattttgttctttcttttttttctgtcagtaatTGATACCTGACATTTTATGTTTAAAGTTGATGTGTTGTGTTAATGTTTTAGAATGAACATGTTTGATGGTTCATCCACCTACCTAGACGGAGGCACACGACTACACCTGAAGCGCTTCATGCTAAGACATGTCAACAAAGCGAAGCAACTAATATTGCACATGTTCAGATAATATacataattaatgtaaatactTAAAAACATTCCATTTAAAGGAATTAAAGGAAGTAATGTGACAATGTCCAAACTGAGACATATTTTATATGTTTCAGTTTGGACATATAAAATATGTCCAAaccaaaacatattttatatttaaaaaaaaaaacgtttccAGATAATCGTTTGTTTGACACAGAGGCCAGATTTAAGTTGTGACAACATGAGCTGCAGTTTGTGAATTGGTGGATTTAATATGCATGCATTCAAAGTCTGGGTTATTAAgcatcatattttttatttttagcctaATGATTAGTGCATTAAGAACATGAAGTAATGTAATGAGCTCAATCAATCATTCTCAAAATAACAAtggtggggggggcactgaGTCAGGGTGCGGATACAGTGGTTTGTGGTGTTGCAGTGAAATGCACTCAACTATACATTAATAAAAGAAAGTTCATCATCAGCATAAACGTTCCACTTTAAATTCAAGCCTAATGCGtctgaacagacagaaacaccttGGAAACTGGTGGtaaaatggatggatcaatAATTCAGAATACAGTGTATGACTACATACAATAAAAGGTATAAATGTTAAAcattcctcttcatctctgtttCAGTTTCCTTCTCCAGAGTGGGACACAGTCACCCCGGAGGCCAAGAATCTGATCAATCAGATGTTAACAATTAACCCTGCCAAAAGGATCACCGCTGATCAGGCCCTCAAGCATCCCTGGGTCTGCGTAAGTCACACTTTTCATCCTCATTGGTTGAAACCTTGCATATCTCAGTCTCAGGAGCGAACCGGTGCTGAGATTACATGACCTCATATTGACGTACCGTATATCCACAATGTTGTTTCCACTTCTAAATACAGCAACGCTCCACTGTGGCCTCCATGATGCACCGCCAAGAGACTGTGGAGTGTCTGCGTAAATTCAACGCCAGGAGGAAACTTAAAGTGAGAatcagcacacatacacacacacacacacacacacacacaacatgaactTTTATAATATTGACATTCGTGTCTTCATAGGGAGCCATCCTCACAACGATGCTGGTGTCCAGGAACTTTTCAGGTAAGCTTTGCCAGTGACATCACTTTTCAAGCCAGGTTGATTGGCTCATAGACTTCAAATGGGACTCCCTCCTGTCGATTATATttgaatgaagacaaaaaagCAACTGGATTAAGAGAAAAAGGGCAGTTTTGCGACAGAACACATCTGTTTTGTGGTgtctaataataatgaaatatcaACACTTTTCTGATCTCTTATAGAGGCCCAATTCTAGGTCCAGCTGTTGTGCTGCTATTTTAATATCCCTTGTCCTTCTGAATCCAGTCCtcttgcatatttttttattactgttcaCATTTGTCAACTTCAGCTTGGGTTTCCTCCTGAAAGCAGTTTTAATCACTGAAAACACAGTGAACTCTTGATTGAATGCATTATGTACAGGATTGATAGTAGCCTAACAAGCTAATGCATTGATGCCTTTGTCATATGCTTTTATGTCCCATGCTAATTACACGTACTGGTCAGGACCGCTCTTTCGGAGAAAGCAGAGGGTCTCAATATGTGACTTGTGTGATACATAACTTGTTTATAAAGTTAATGTCCATTGGGATCAGTTTAATAATTTGGGACACAGGTAGTATGAGAATTCCGATCTGCTGCTTTATACCCTAAAAGAAACACACGTTCTAGACcttgtgttgttatttttgtcaaGTGGGTGGAAGTTTATTACACTTTAAAAAAGGCTGTCAGGTTTAGTGAGGCCCCTGTCCCAGCTTTACCTCCACACTGAATCCATCTCTGTCCAATAGTGGGACGGCAGCATACCAGCCCTGCTGCTACCACCAGCACAGCCGCAATGGCACAGGAAGGTACGTCTGCTGGAGGGGATGTTGGAATTGTACTCTGCCAACTTCATATTCAGGCTATTGGCATGTGGCCTTGACTGCTTGAATCCCTCCACCTGCTGCCTGCTGCTACTGCACACTGATGAGCCTCTTTTGAATGGTCATCATTGTACAGGGgcgtctctcacacacatgtaaagaTGTAAATGAAAACTTCTATTGAACCTTAGCTCTTGATCTTCCTCGTGCCGCTGCTTGTGTCGTTCCTGGACTGACTTTTGAATCTCCCATGTTTAAACACTGCAGCCGTTAAAGCGACGGCTGCTGCGATCCTATGAACTCCCATCCACTGCAGCTGCTTTAACACAACTGGTTCTGGCTGCACATATGACATTTCCCCCGTTTAGTGTAACTACTTCAGTCTTCTAGTTTGGCCTCCTTTGTATTGGTTTGTATTCGCAGTCTTCGGCTGATGCCCAGTCGATGCCTGCCTGTGCTCGCTGCAACCGATCATCTGCATGGCTCTGGCATTAAGGGCCAGCCAAGCATGTGTATGAGCACACAGTGCAGTACAGTATGGCATCCTGCATGGGAAGCTGGATGAACAGAATGCTCAGTGTCCTCTGTTATATTTCTTTGTCTCCTCCCCCCACCCGCCTGCTGTTGTCCTTATGTGAACAGACAAAACCACAAGAAACCAAAGGGTGCCAGTGTTCAGGGCTGCTAGGATCTGTATCTGAACCCACCTCCCCTCAGACTATTTAATGCTAAAGGGGGAGGGTTGTGTGAAGCTTTATGAAAAGACCAATGTCTCCACTCGGTCTCGTAACATTTAGGAATCTCCTCCTCTGCACATTTAAGATGGAGACTCTGAAGTGGATGATGCATGACTGGTGTGTTATTCAGCCAGTGTCGTTGCATGAAGCCTCCACCTCTGTGAAAATGATTACAGAATGCCTTTTTCTGTTCGATGAACACCTGACAGGTGTTTGTGCCTGCTGATGTCATCTTCAGTCCTCTGTTCAGATTGAAGATGCAGATATTAAACACTGTTTACTGTCCTCTTGCTCTCTTCATTCCCCTCATTTCTCCTAAATGAATGGCAGGTAAGGGAGGATCAGTGTTTTATGCAGTCGGAACGTGTGTCCTTGTTTATTTGCATGCATGTTGGGCAGTTTTAATCAGGAACCTGTTAAGCTGTATTTGTTGGTTTCACATCCATTTAAATCTGGTTTTAACTGCGGTTAGGTTTTCAGCTGTGTGTTCATATTTGTGTCACTGTTGTCAAGCTTTAGGCAAAGTATTGAATTAACCGGCAGGAACGAGACGGCACAATGACCTCAAAATGTATAGCGTCAACTTTAGTAGCATTTTGATGTGTGTGCCACAGGTGATACGTCATGTGTTATAACCCCATCTGTCCACCTCTAGCTTGTTACTACCCATTCTATAGATGTGACTCATCAATCATGAATTATGCCTGTTCATACCATGACTTGgaagtcatttgtttttgtagtCATAAATGCAACATTCCACCGATTGTCACCAGACCTGATTCCCCTTCATTTGATCATCTTGTTCCATCTGGACTGTGTGATTTCAACCTTTTCTTTCCGTCTTTCTTTCAGCGTGTAAAACTCTACTGAACAAAAAGTCTGACGGTGTGAAGGTAAGCTGTCTGACCCACACGTGTTTTATTGAGACTCTATTGTTTCTGTCTTACTCTTCCTATCTTCTGCTGTCTCCCTTTTGGTTTGTCGTCCTAACTGATGATCGTATAATTCGTTCTTCAAGTTAGATTCTGTTAAAGTTTTTCCTCTCAAAGATTTTCAATTTAGGGAAATTAGTTAGtccagaaaacacaagaacTGCTTGGTGGTGAATAATCAGGAACTGGGAGTGCAAGTACAGATTGGAGATTCaagaaaaagaattaaaaaccaaaacattgtttttttaagcTTAGCTTCCCAGTGATTTGTGCTAATATCGCTTTCTGTTTTGATAGACAGTCAGTGTCAGTGCATTCAGTGAAGCGTCATGATCAACGAGAGCCCCAATAAATGTTCCATGACATACAGCAACttaaacaacagtaaaaaccCAGCATTAAAGGATTAAATTGCACAATCAATTAgctctctttttattttctctaaatTTTTCTActtaattgttttttcttcctgaagTTCTCTTAATATCCCTCTATCTGATCTTTCGTTTCCTGTGAGCTTACTTAGCTGTTTCATATCTCTCTCTGGGATCAGTCTGACAGCTTCactttttcagtatttttgaTTAGCTCCTTGTTTCCCGATgaccctttattttttttcctcctcctttccatTGCTGTCTGTCAGAAAAGGAAGTCCAGCTCGAGTGTTTGTTTGATGGTGAGATCGGCTCTGtcgtttttgttcatttttcattctttgccTTTCTTCATCTCTCTGAGTTCCCCCCTCTCCTCTACCCCTCCGGTCTTCTCCTTTGCTcctttcagtttcatttgttCGTTCTTCTCGTTCGGGGAGAGATGCTCCAGGCATCTTCTATGACATTTCTTGCCTTTCCCAAAGTCTATACATTCAACTTCTCTGCATCCCGTTCTGCCATTAGTGCCACAAAAACCATGTCAACTTCTGATGAATGAAACATGCATACATTCCAGTTATCCTCTTCCACTAGAAGACGTTTTCTTATCAACTTACCTGACCTGCATATAATATAATTGTTTTATACAAAACTATACAATCCCTTCTcctttttataaaacattatatttgttttttttgcggcacggtggcgcagtggttagcgctgctgcctcacaacacggcggacccgggttcgagtcctgctctgtgcggagttcgcatgctctccccgtgtctgcgtgggttctctccgggttctccggcttcctcccacctccaaaagcatgcccttcaggttgattggccggtcccaaattgaccataggagtgtgtgtgtgaatgcttgtttgtttctatgtggctccgcggtacactggcgtcgtgcccggagtgtcccccgcctcacgccctgagactgccaggataggcactggccaccccgcgacctgcgttagcggattaagcgggctggaagatgaatgaatgaatgaatatttgttttttttatacaccCCCTCTTCCTTTGTTCAAGACTCCTGATTTATTAAGGACATCgcattgcacaaaaaaaaaacttttactaTTTAAGGCAATCAGACAAATGTAGTTTCATGAGACCTTTTATTAACACACGTTTAGAATGTGAAAAACATCCAACAAAGAATTCCAGTGACATAGTAAACCGATA
This is a stretch of genomic DNA from Antennarius striatus isolate MH-2024 chromosome 11, ASM4005453v1, whole genome shotgun sequence. It encodes these proteins:
- the LOC137604280 gene encoding calcium/calmodulin-dependent protein kinase type II subunit gamma-like isoform X8, yielding MATVVTSTRFTDEYQLYEELGKGAFSVVRRCVKKSTGQEYAAKIINTKKLSARDHQKLEREARICRLLKHPNIVRLHDSISEEGFHYLVFDLVTGGELFEDIVAREYYSEADASHCINQILESVSHIHQHDIVHRDLKPENLLLASKMKGAAVKLADFGLAIEVQGDQQAWFGFAGTPGYLSPEVLRKDPYGKPVDIWACGVILYILLVGYPPFWDEDQHKLYQQIKAGAYDFPSPEWDTVTPEAKNLINQMLTINPAKRITADQALKHPWVCQRSTVASMMHRQETVECLRKFNARRKLKGAILTTMLVSRNFSACKTLLNKKSDGVKEAQTTVVHNPADGTKGSTESCNNTEEEEMKARKQEIIKMTEQLIEAINNGDFEAYTRICDPGLTSFEPEALGNLVEGMDFHKFYFENLLSKNSKPVHTTILNPHVHLIGEDAACIAYIRLTQYMDSQGRPRSCQSEETRVWHRRDTKWLNVHFHCSGAPAAPLQ